The proteins below are encoded in one region of Apium graveolens cultivar Ventura chromosome 4, ASM990537v1, whole genome shotgun sequence:
- the LOC141719256 gene encoding uncharacterized protein LOC141719256 translates to MALIDNRINDRRDCILGAARGNLAYQKFMFTVYPKFGFSLETKNLDQILSFVHDFERHNLMNAGDKVFSLTYVVAYALTNSHHSIDYKKNEYIELDDVFSEIGSIEEKQFSDISPLDNSWAIDIAKNKPILGQKPRMSFKGRTFEVGESSNTSNKELLHSMSQRVDDLCQKLDHL, encoded by the coding sequence ATGGCTTTAATAGATAATAGAATCAATGATCGAAGAGATTGTATTTTAGGTGCTGCTAGAGGTAATTTAGCATACCAAAAATTCATGTTTACTGTCTATCCTAAATTTGGTTTTAGTTTAGAAACTAAAAATCTTGATCAGATATTATCTTTCGTGCATGACTTTGAGAGACATAATCTGATGAATGCAGGTGATAAAGTATTTAGCTTAACTTATGTTGTTGCTTATGCTTTAACCAATAGTCATCATAGTATTGACTATAAGAAAAATGAATATATCGAATTGGACGATGTATTCTCAGAAATAGGATCTATAGAAGAAAAGCAATTTTCAGATATCAGTCCTTTAGATAATTCTTGGGCAATTGATATTGCAAAGAATAAGCCAATTCTAGGACAAAAACCTAGAATGAGTTTTAAAGGAAGAACCTTCGAGGTTGGTGAATCCTCGAATACCTCTAATAAAGAATTACTTCATAGCATGTCCCAAAGAGTTGATGACTTATGTCAGAAACTGGATCATCTATAG